Below is a window of Staphylococcus succinus DNA.
TACACTTTTTTTCATTTTAGGTAGCCATAGTAACATTGCTAAAGCCGCTAATATAATCCATATCGATAGGGATAGTCGGAAATTAAACAGTGTTAGTGTAGATAATGGAACACTTAACCCACCGCCTAATCCACCAGTAAAGTGCATCATTGCACTATACATACCTGTAGCTATACCAATTTGCGTAGGAAAATACCATTTAACATAACTGGGTAAAAGTACGTTACCGAAGGCAATCGCAACACCCAAAAGTATGGTGCCAATAAGAAAGATATTAAAATCACCTGCTACACGCACGATTAATGCAATACCTAGTAAAATGGTTAATAATAAGAGTGTTCGTGAAATAGTTAAATATGAAGTGACCTTTGAAACTAGGGGTGAAATAATAGCAAAAATAATTAATGGAATTGTTGTTAAGGAACCCGCAATGCTGTCGTTAATTTTTAATTCTTTTATAATCTCATTGACAACTGGTCCTACTGATGTAAGTGGCGCACGTAGCGTTGAAGCAATAAACATTATTGCAATCACCACGCTCCAATTTTCTTGTATCTTATTTATACGATAGGGTTCACTCATCCGATGCAACCTTTCTTTTTATAGTTTAAAATAGGTTTTCGCTTTCTGTTTGAATGTGTGAATTCAAAACGACATTCAAGGTAGCATACATTTCTGACTTTTTATAAATTTTCTTTTTCAATATGACTCATCTTCATCAGTTCTGTTTACTTACTAAGTTTGAATCACCCCCCTAAAACTCAGAACCTCGCTCCTCAACGACTCGTATCCCAAATATTATTTATTTAAATCTACAATTAAAAAATTTGAATTTTCTGTAAAAAATTGTTATTTAAAATCTTACATTAAAAGAATTTAATTTACAACTGAAATTAGTTTGTGTTATCTTTTGATTTATTAATGATAAATCATTAAATTTTCTTTTGTTAAGTTTTTATATATTATATTTCCATTTATTTGATGGTGTGTAAATTTTTAAAGTTCAAACATGAAAAACCTTCCAAGATGGTTAACTTGGAAGGCATTAAGACTACATAATTTTTTATTTTAAAAACGCGCTATTGTATGTTTTGTAGATGACAATTTTATTTTATCTCATCATCATAGTCACAATCACAACTCATATCCATAAGAAAATAAATCACTATCCACTATTTTTCAAAAGAAATAGTGTTTAACAAAATAAAGCTGGGGTAATAAATATCTGAGACGAAAAAACGTACTATGCTTTAAATCTATTTATAGATGAGATAAATTTAAACATTATGCTAATTACGTGGTGAATGCTCTACTTGTTTTTTTTGAATACGGTTAAATAATTTTGTAGGAAGTATCGCATGCATCAATATAATTATTTTTGCTGAGAATCCCACAATATAACGTGGTTTTGCCTTAGGTCGCTCTATCGATTTAACAATCGTCTTTGCCACTGCAGATGGCGCAAGTAAAAAGTCAGATTTAAATTGTTTATCCATTAAGTTTGCCATATTTTGAGACTGTTCTTCATAAACACTACCTCGTGAAGAAGCTTGAAGATGATTAATTGCAATAGGGCCCCAATTTGTTTTTATGCCACCAGGCGCAATTACAATGACATCAATTCCAAAATCAGATAATTCTAAGCGCAAACTTTCACTGTATCCTTCTAATGCATGCTTTGAGGCATGATACCATACGCCAAAACAACTTGGCACGCGTCCACTTATAGAAGATATATTGATAATTTTACCAAAATTTTGTTCACGCATTGAAGGTATAATTGCTTTAGTTAGCTCTGATAAGCCAAATAAGTTAACTTCAAATTGTTTTTTGGCTTCTTCAATTGATACATCTTCAACAGCACCAAATGACCCATAACCAGCGCTATTAACTAAAATATCGATATGGCCTTCCACTTCAATAATATGATTAACCACATTTTGAATTAACGAATGATTTGTAATATCCAGTTTAATTAATTTCACATTGTATGCACGCAAAGCGCTCATACTTTCTATGTTTCTTGCTGCTGCATACACATGATAATCTTTTTTAGCTAAGGCTTTTGCTGTTTCGTATCCTATGCCGCTACTTGCTCCTGTAACTAAAGCCACTTTCATTTTCCCAATCTCCCTTGCACTATATTTTGTAAATGTAAGTATCGATTTATCTGCTTAATTAATCACTAAATTTACCCACTGAATCAATGCCAT
It encodes the following:
- a CDS encoding oxidoreductase translates to MKVALVTGASSGIGYETAKALAKKDYHVYAAARNIESMSALRAYNVKLIKLDITNHSLIQNVVNHIIEVEGHIDILVNSAGYGSFGAVEDVSIEEAKKQFEVNLFGLSELTKAIIPSMREQNFGKIINISSISGRVPSCFGVWYHASKHALEGYSESLRLELSDFGIDVIVIAPGGIKTNWGPIAINHLQASSRGSVYEEQSQNMANLMDKQFKSDFLLAPSAVAKTIVKSIERPKAKPRYIVGFSAKIIILMHAILPTKLFNRIQKKQVEHSPRN